A part of Nitrospira sp. genomic DNA contains:
- a CDS encoding response regulator transcription factor yields the protein MRILLVEDDADLAQFIRRGLKEEHYVVDVAADGEEGLALALGNAYDLLILDIMLPKLDGLTLCRRVRDKGFMTPVLLLTARNTVEDKVSGFDTGADQFLPKPFAFVELLAQIRALLRRGSQQPLVHLQAADLKLDPASHRVWRAGQEIALTNKEYALLEFLLRNKNRVLTRTAIIEHVWDISYDPMTNIVDAHIRALRAKIDRDFSPPLIATVRGAGYMLEEPDSSA from the coding sequence ATGAGAATTCTGCTCGTTGAAGACGACGCCGATCTGGCTCAATTCATCAGAAGAGGATTGAAAGAGGAGCACTATGTGGTGGACGTGGCCGCCGACGGTGAAGAAGGCTTGGCATTGGCGTTGGGTAACGCGTACGATCTGCTGATCTTGGACATTATGCTCCCCAAGCTTGACGGCCTCACCCTCTGCCGCCGTGTTCGAGACAAGGGATTCATGACTCCGGTGTTGCTTCTGACCGCGCGCAACACGGTGGAGGACAAGGTGTCGGGGTTTGATACCGGCGCAGACCAATTTCTGCCGAAACCGTTCGCGTTCGTGGAACTGCTGGCTCAAATCCGGGCCCTCTTGCGCCGAGGAAGTCAGCAACCACTGGTCCATCTCCAAGCAGCAGATCTAAAGCTGGATCCGGCTTCTCATCGTGTCTGGCGGGCAGGACAAGAAATCGCTCTGACAAATAAAGAGTACGCCCTGCTTGAGTTTCTCTTGCGAAACAAGAACCGTGTGCTTACGCGAACCGCGATCATTGAACATGTGTGGGATATCAGCTATGACCCCATGACGAACATCGTCGACGCTCATATTCGAGCCTTGCGTGCGAAGATCGACCGGGATTTTTCTCCGCCTTTGATCGCAACAGTCCGCGGCGCAGGGTACATGCTTGAGGAGCCGGACTCATCGGCATGA
- a CDS encoding HAMP domain-containing protein, which yields MKSLRSLISWSAFVLMAGLILFSALVYAVSEVLLHRFVDGQLFALAETLAQIVEQHPEILTRRAQGGALTADVRHSYELPEVPHSLQVFSPDGRLIWTSSNTAAPPSIPADVLQRVERDHTVFETVDSTSVPARHVYLSTVQDGQLRYVLQAQTSLLHYRETLNGLVFLLALGSGATLLVAWVGSLWLAKKVLAPIDALCTGAETMSETDLGKRLAMDSPYREFRRLTQAVNSVLDQFQRSSEVQRNFCEIAAHEMKTPLTILQGNLEVALMKARTPEEYHEVLLNNLQQVDRLIALTRPLLTLAKFTSSKPPVNLLPLAVEPLIQDLVDELMLLADDRQITLRFESQPIPVVLGDAQWLKQALINLLDNALRYTPSGGAVTIRLQAVGHDVTVAVEDTGHGIEPENIPHLFERFYRTDWARAKDSAGTGLGLPIVKEIMEAHGGSISVTSEVNKGSVFTLRLPALAQQKALA from the coding sequence ATGAAATCTCTACGCAGTTTGATCAGTTGGTCCGCCTTCGTCTTGATGGCAGGACTCATCTTGTTTTCCGCGCTCGTGTACGCGGTGAGCGAGGTTCTGCTGCATCGTTTTGTGGATGGACAACTCTTCGCGTTGGCAGAGACGCTTGCCCAGATCGTGGAGCAGCACCCCGAAATACTCACGCGAAGGGCTCAGGGCGGCGCACTGACCGCCGACGTGCGGCATTCCTATGAGCTTCCGGAAGTGCCGCATTCTCTTCAAGTGTTTTCTCCAGACGGTCGGCTCATCTGGACAAGTTCCAACACAGCAGCGCCACCTTCAATTCCAGCTGACGTGCTTCAACGAGTCGAGCGTGACCACACGGTGTTTGAAACGGTTGACTCGACCAGTGTCCCGGCTCGACACGTATATCTGTCTACCGTACAAGACGGCCAACTGCGGTATGTTCTGCAGGCACAAACCTCGCTGCTTCATTACCGGGAAACTCTGAATGGCCTTGTGTTTCTGCTCGCCCTCGGGTCCGGAGCGACGCTGCTTGTCGCCTGGGTCGGCAGCCTCTGGTTGGCAAAGAAGGTGTTGGCCCCAATCGACGCGTTGTGCACGGGCGCCGAAACGATGTCGGAAACCGATCTGGGGAAGCGCCTGGCGATGGATTCACCCTATCGAGAATTTCGGCGACTCACCCAGGCGGTCAACTCCGTCTTGGATCAGTTCCAACGCAGTAGCGAGGTCCAACGGAACTTCTGCGAGATCGCCGCCCATGAGATGAAGACCCCTCTGACCATCCTGCAGGGAAACCTGGAAGTGGCGCTTATGAAAGCGAGGACCCCGGAAGAATATCATGAAGTGTTACTCAACAATCTCCAGCAAGTGGATCGGCTCATCGCCTTGACTCGTCCACTCTTGACGCTCGCGAAATTCACTAGTAGTAAACCTCCGGTCAATCTCCTCCCGCTCGCCGTGGAACCTCTGATTCAAGACCTCGTGGATGAGTTGATGCTATTGGCGGATGACCGTCAGATCACCTTGCGGTTTGAATCCCAACCGATTCCCGTCGTACTCGGCGATGCTCAGTGGCTCAAACAAGCATTGATCAATTTACTCGACAATGCGCTGCGGTACACTCCATCCGGTGGAGCCGTGACCATCCGCCTACAGGCCGTTGGTCACGATGTGACAGTGGCGGTCGAAGACACAGGCCACGGAATCGAACCCGAGAATATTCCCCATCTGTTCGAGCGATTCTACCGCACCGATTGGGCCAGGGCGAAAGATTCCGCTGGTACCGGGCTTGGACTTCCTATCGTGAAGGAAATCATGGAAGCCCACGGCGGGAGCATATCCGTCACGAGCGAAGTGAACAAAGGTTCCGTCTTCACACTGCGTCTCCCGGCCCTCGCCCAGCAAAAGGCGCTCGCCTAA